In Apium graveolens cultivar Ventura chromosome 10, ASM990537v1, whole genome shotgun sequence, the following are encoded in one genomic region:
- the LOC141689761 gene encoding putative acetyltransferase At3g50280 yields the protein MPCSISLNSSKSLVHISKTTVFPDQKSSPILMKLSVSDLPMLSCHYIQKGCLFAPPHVPISDLITLLKHGLSKTLTHFPALAGRLTTDQNGYVYISCNDAGADFIHASTTNVSVRDILSPVHVPDSVKQFFAFDGVVSYEGHFRPILAVQVTELYDGIFIGCSVNHAVIDGTSLWNFFNTFAEVCNRGARKMSKQPDFSRDSVIISPAILKIPEGGLKVTFDVHAPLKERIFSFSRESILKLKEKVNNKKWSLFSNGGIDSVELMAKQSNDPMNKKITSMIVNWLGINGVTKTEMSDPTVEISSFQSLCALLWRAVTRARKFPATKTTTFRMAVNCRHRLEPKLHPYYFGNAIQSIPTYAPAGEVLSRDLRWCAEQLNKNVKAHDDEMVRSFVNNWEKDPRCFPLGNFDGAMITMGSSPRFPMYDNDFGWGKPIAVRSGKANKFDGKISAFPGREGGGSVDLEVVLAPETMAGLESDSEFMQFVSGC from the coding sequence ATGCCTTGCTCAATTTCTCTCAATTCTTCGAAATCTCTCGTTCACATCTCGAAGACTACTGTTTTTCCTGATCAAAAATCGAGTCCAATTTTAATGAAATTATCGGTGTCTGATCTTCCTATGCTCTCCTGTCATTACATCCAGAAAGGTTGCTTGTTCGCTCCACCTCACGTGCCTATCTCTGACCTGATCACTCTCCTCAAACACGGTCTCTCCAAAACTCTTACTCATTTCCCTGCACTTGCTGGTCGTCTAACAACTGACCAAAACGGTTACGTTTACATTTCATGTAACGATGCTGGCGCGGATTTTATCCACGCCAGTACAACTAATGTTTCGGTCAGGGACATTTTGTCCCCTGTCCATGTCCCTGATTCTGTCAAACAGTTCTTTGCTTTCGACGGTGTTGTTAGCTATGAAGGCCATTTTAGGCCTATTCTAGCTGTCCAAGTTACGGAGTTATATGATGGTATTTTTATCGGTTGTTCTGTTAATCACGCTGTTATTGACGGGACTTCCTTATGGAACTTCTTCAACACGTTTGCTGAAGTTTGTAACAGAGGAGCTAGAAAAATGTCGAAACAGCCTGATTTTTCGCGTGACTCTGTCATTATTTCTCCTgcaattctgaaaattcccgaGGGTGGACTTAAAGTGACTTTCGACGTCCACGCTCCGTTGAAGGAGAGGATTTTTAGTTTTAGCAGAGAATCAATTCTTAAGCTGAAAGAAAAGGTTAATAATAAAAAATGGAGTTTGTTTAGTAACGGAGGAATTGACTCTGTTGAATTGATGGCGAAACAGAGTAATGATCCTATGAATAAGAAGATAACGTCAATGATTGTGAATTGGCTTGGAATTAACGGAGTAACGAAGACTGAAATGAGTGATCCGACGGTTGAGATTTCATCTTTTCAATCCCTGTGTGCTCTGCTGTGGCGAGCTGTAACACGTGCTCGTAAATTCCCCGCGACAAAAACGACAACGTTTAGGATGGCAGTGAATTGCAGGCACAGGCTTGAGCCGAAGCTTCATCCTTATTACTTCGGGAACGCAATACAGAGTATTCCTACTTATGCGCCTGCTGGGGAGGTGTTGTCACGTGATTTGCGCTGGTGTGCTGAGCAGCTGAACAAGAATGTGAAGGCTCATGATGATGAAATGGTGAGGAGTTTTGTTAACAATTGGGAGAAGGATCCACGGTGTTTCCCATTGGGAAACTTCGATGGCGCGATGATCACAATGGGGAGTTCACCTCGGTTCCCAATGTACGACAATGATTTCGGGTGGGGGAAGCCAATTGCAGTTCGAAGTGGGAAGGCTAATAAATTTGATGGAAAGATTTCAGCATTTCCTGGTAGGGAAGGTGGTGGAAGTGTGGATTTGGAGGTGGTTTTGGCACCTGAAACAATGGCTGGACTCGAGTCGGATTCGGAATTTATGCAATTTGTTTCGGGCTGTTAG